In the Acidobacteriota bacterium genome, one interval contains:
- a CDS encoding efflux RND transporter periplasmic adaptor subunit, with protein MVYGVRQYNGLFGMTTKRLVIGIVIVVLAAALVAVNLWYRRSNAAEVDIEMIERRNLIAIVSAPGTIQPQLLVEMSASTMGRVTRLAVDEGDPVDAGQFLLEIDPENLQALVDRGEASLEATRAAYRQAQVAVETATVNLELARENLDRQADLWELRLVAREVYEQTEADVQVRETELRQREVEVEAAMERIRQEEAALDSARYDLTQVTITSPINGIVTRRNIDEGETVVIGTMNNPGTVLLEIADFSVLEAEIEVDETDIPAIELGQRAEITIDALPDKIWTGTVTEIGNSPIQQAGGATTQEATNFLVVVTLDEIIPNVRPGFTCTAEITTATRQAAIAVPIQATTVREMDIDSDGNIIRQMDGEDDRNRGGVPFRLAGDGASAPGVADAAAADTEELEGVFAVRQGRAMFIPVQTGIAGDRYFEALSGLAEGDEVITGPFEVVRNLEDGDPVAPNDPDAG; from the coding sequence ATGGTGTACGGCGTTAGGCAGTACAATGGTCTGTTTGGAATGACGACGAAACGCCTTGTGATCGGGATCGTGATCGTGGTGCTCGCCGCCGCGCTCGTTGCCGTCAACCTGTGGTACCGGCGGAGCAACGCGGCGGAAGTTGACATCGAGATGATCGAGCGGCGCAACCTGATCGCCATCGTCTCGGCGCCGGGAACGATCCAGCCTCAGTTGCTGGTGGAGATGTCGGCCAGCACGATGGGGCGAGTCACTCGCCTCGCCGTCGACGAGGGGGATCCGGTCGATGCCGGCCAGTTCCTGCTGGAGATCGATCCCGAGAACCTCCAGGCGCTCGTCGACCGGGGCGAGGCGTCTCTGGAAGCGACCCGCGCGGCGTACCGGCAGGCGCAGGTGGCGGTGGAGACCGCGACCGTCAATCTGGAGTTGGCTCGCGAGAATCTGGATCGGCAGGCGGACCTGTGGGAACTCCGGCTGGTCGCGCGCGAGGTATACGAACAGACGGAGGCGGACGTCCAGGTGCGCGAGACGGAGCTCCGCCAGCGCGAAGTGGAAGTCGAAGCGGCGATGGAACGGATCCGGCAGGAGGAGGCCGCGCTCGACAGCGCGCGCTACGACCTGACCCAGGTGACGATCACCTCACCCATCAACGGCATCGTGACCCGCCGGAACATCGACGAGGGCGAGACGGTCGTGATCGGCACGATGAACAATCCGGGCACCGTGCTGCTCGAGATCGCCGACTTCTCGGTGCTGGAGGCGGAGATCGAAGTGGACGAGACCGATATCCCCGCCATCGAGCTGGGCCAGCGGGCCGAAATCACGATCGACGCCCTGCCCGACAAGATCTGGACCGGCACGGTGACCGAGATTGGCAACAGTCCCATTCAGCAGGCTGGCGGCGCCACCACGCAGGAAGCGACCAACTTCCTCGTCGTGGTGACCCTCGACGAGATCATCCCCAACGTCCGGCCCGGGTTCACCTGCACGGCGGAGATCACCACGGCAACCCGCCAGGCCGCGATAGCCGTACCGATTCAGGCGACGACGGTGCGGGAGATGGACATCGATTCGGACGGCAACATCATCCGGCAGATGGACGGCGAGGACGACCGGAACCGCGGCGGCGTCCCGTTCCGTCTGGCCGGCGATGGCGCGAGCGCGCCCGGGGTTGCCGATGCGGCGGCGGCCGACACCGAGGAACTCGAGGGGGTCTTCGCCGTCCGGCAGGGGCGCGCCATGTTCATCCCGGTCCAGACCGGTATCGCCGGCGACCGTTACTTCGAGGCGTTGAGCGGCCTCGCCGAGGGAGACGAGGTGATCACCGGACCGTTCGAGGTGGTTCGCAACCTGGAAGACGGCGATCCGGTGGCACCGAATGACCCTGACGCTGGTTAG
- a CDS encoding FtsX-like permease family protein, giving the protein MRTSLINEIVLMAIGTIRTQKMRSGLTILGIVIGITSMVGMTSLILGFDETLRDSIRELGPDTIFVAQFSGLSVMSGADFQVLLDRPTLTLDDARAIERQAADTVARATVSVGEGGPGSVRSRVSYDGEQTLPLSIIGTTHDYPSVFSLTMDTGRFFTEGEVSHRRRVVVLGQGPYEALFPNVDPLGKTVRIESQPYTVVGVLGPRASFGGMDAGQDDLAIIPYSAYQQQYGLRLERSRRGRLQNMLIAVVPRDGVARDTAMRDVTEVMRIRHGLRLDEPNDFDLITQDAALRLWEQVSSAVFLALVSISSIALMVGGIGVMAIMTISVKERTREIGTRKAIGARRREILWQFLLEAVFLTAIGGVLGIFFGSSIGVGVNVATGFPVALPWWSFALGISFSATVGIVFGIVPAIRASGLDPIEALRYE; this is encoded by the coding sequence ATGCGCACTTCACTCATCAACGAGATCGTGTTGATGGCGATCGGCACGATCCGGACACAGAAGATGCGCTCCGGGCTCACCATTCTCGGCATCGTCATCGGCATCACGTCGATGGTCGGCATGACATCCCTCATTCTCGGCTTCGACGAGACGCTGCGCGACAGCATTCGCGAGCTGGGCCCCGACACCATCTTCGTGGCGCAGTTTTCCGGCTTGAGCGTGATGTCCGGCGCCGATTTCCAGGTACTGCTGGACCGGCCGACATTGACCCTGGACGATGCCCGCGCCATCGAACGCCAGGCGGCCGATACGGTCGCCCGCGCCACCGTTTCGGTAGGCGAGGGCGGGCCGGGGTCGGTCCGCTCGCGCGTCTCGTACGACGGGGAGCAGACGCTTCCCCTGTCGATCATTGGCACGACGCACGACTATCCGAGCGTCTTCAGCCTGACGATGGACACCGGGCGCTTTTTCACCGAGGGGGAAGTGAGCCACCGGCGCCGCGTGGTCGTCCTGGGCCAAGGGCCGTACGAAGCGCTCTTTCCCAACGTCGACCCGCTCGGCAAGACGGTCCGGATTGAGAGCCAGCCCTACACCGTGGTCGGCGTCCTCGGCCCCCGCGCGAGCTTCGGCGGGATGGACGCGGGCCAGGACGACCTTGCCATCATTCCGTACAGCGCCTACCAGCAGCAGTATGGCCTGCGACTCGAGCGCTCGCGGCGCGGCCGGTTGCAGAACATGCTGATCGCGGTGGTGCCGCGCGACGGCGTAGCCCGCGACACGGCAATGCGCGACGTGACCGAGGTGATGCGGATCCGGCACGGCCTGCGTCTGGACGAGCCGAACGACTTCGATCTCATCACGCAGGATGCCGCCCTTCGGCTCTGGGAGCAGGTGAGCAGCGCCGTCTTTCTGGCGCTCGTTTCCATCTCGTCGATCGCCCTGATGGTGGGCGGGATCGGCGTGATGGCGATCATGACGATCTCGGTCAAGGAGCGGACCCGCGAGATCGGCACGCGGAAGGCGATTGGCGCCCGGCGCCGGGAGATCCTCTGGCAGTTCCTGCTCGAGGCGGTGTTCCTGACCGCGATCGGCGGCGTGCTGGGCATCTTCTTCGGCAGCAGCATCGGGGTTGGCGTGAACGTCGCGACCGGCTTTCCCGTCGCCCTGCCCTGGTGGTCGTTCGCCCTGGGGATCAGCTTCTCGGCGACCGTGGGGATCGTCTTCGGCATCGTGCCGGCGATTCGGGCCTCCGGTCTCGACCCGATCGAGGCGCTCCGCTACGAGTAG
- a CDS encoding arginine decarboxylase, pyruvoyl-dependent codes for MLSFVPRELFFTRGVGIHREKLTSFEAALRAAGIAACNLVRVSSIFPPGCKIISRAEGIKRLHPGQVTFVVMSEAATREPHRRIAATIGVAIPRDRKLYGYLAEHHSYGEDATQAGDYAEDLAAEMLATTLGLKFDPEKSWDENKEVWRLSDEIVRTRNITQTAVGNRERLWTTVVAAAVVVG; via the coding sequence ATGCTGAGTTTCGTTCCACGGGAGCTCTTCTTCACCAGAGGGGTGGGCATTCACCGGGAGAAGCTCACGTCGTTCGAGGCGGCGCTCCGGGCGGCGGGGATCGCGGCCTGCAATCTGGTGCGGGTTTCCAGCATCTTTCCGCCCGGCTGCAAGATCATCTCGCGCGCCGAGGGAATCAAGCGGCTGCACCCGGGACAGGTCACGTTCGTCGTGATGTCGGAAGCGGCAACTCGCGAGCCGCACCGGCGGATCGCGGCGACGATCGGCGTGGCGATTCCGCGCGACCGGAAACTGTACGGCTACCTGGCGGAACATCACAGCTACGGGGAGGACGCGACCCAGGCGGGCGACTACGCCGAGGACCTGGCCGCGGAGATGCTCGCCACCACCCTCGGGTTGAAGTTCGATCCGGAGAAGAGCTGGGACGAGAACAAGGAAGTGTGGCGCCTGTCCGACGAGATCGTCCGGACGCGGAACATCACCCAGACCGCGGTCGGCAACCGGGAGAGGCTCTGGACCACGGTCGTTGCCGCTGCCGTGGTCGTCGGCTGA
- a CDS encoding type II secretion system protein GspE has translation MKAPRSSLSEQPVPAAAGDGDPTLALSARHGVPSIDLARFDIEPEVVRLIPADAARQYQVVPIHRAGSTLTVAMSNPRDVAALDDLAFLTGCRVAPVVASRPAVEAALARYYRPSVPPRETGREAAPDSATGIPAAPANGEQPPAVRLVQELIDSAIDRGASDIHVEPYDGEFRVRFRIDGVLQPVMAPDVSLRDAITSRLKVMAKLDIAEKRLPQDGRIRLRHRDADDGAPRTIDLRVSSLPTLFGETIVLRVLDRARLKRDMTQLGFDAASLRRFEASIRKPWGMVLATGPTGSGKTSTLYSAIARLNTPGVNIMTAEDPVEFNLNGVNQVLVRDGIGLSFAAALRAFLRQDPNVILVGEIRDVETAAIAVKAALTGHLVLSTLHTNDAPGAVYRLLDMGIEPFLVAASVHLICAQRLVRRICEGCAAPAPVSPSALADLGFDRGRAASVVPRAGKGCDACGRTGYQGRVGLYEVMELNPAVRELILAGAPARALREAAVADGMVTLRESGLRKIAAGVTTIEEVRRETLV, from the coding sequence TTGAAGGCTCCTCGCAGTTCCTTGTCCGAGCAACCCGTCCCGGCGGCGGCAGGCGATGGCGACCCGACGCTCGCATTGAGCGCGCGCCACGGTGTGCCGTCGATCGATCTCGCGCGCTTCGACATCGAGCCGGAGGTCGTTCGCCTGATCCCGGCCGATGCCGCGCGACAGTACCAGGTGGTGCCGATTCATCGGGCCGGCTCCACCCTGACGGTGGCGATGTCCAATCCGAGGGACGTCGCGGCGCTCGACGATCTCGCCTTCCTGACCGGCTGCCGTGTCGCGCCGGTCGTGGCCTCGCGGCCGGCGGTGGAGGCGGCGCTCGCCCGGTACTACCGCCCGTCCGTCCCACCTCGCGAGACCGGTCGGGAGGCGGCGCCCGACAGCGCGACGGGAATCCCGGCAGCTCCGGCAAACGGGGAGCAACCGCCGGCTGTCCGCCTGGTGCAGGAGTTGATCGACTCGGCGATCGATCGAGGCGCGAGCGACATCCACGTCGAGCCGTACGATGGCGAGTTCCGCGTCCGGTTCCGGATCGACGGCGTCCTGCAGCCGGTGATGGCGCCGGACGTCAGTCTGCGGGACGCCATCACTTCCCGCCTCAAAGTGATGGCGAAGCTCGACATCGCGGAGAAGCGGCTGCCGCAGGATGGCCGGATCCGGCTTCGCCATCGCGACGCGGACGACGGCGCTCCACGCACGATCGACCTCCGCGTCTCCAGCCTGCCGACGCTCTTCGGCGAGACGATCGTGCTCCGCGTTCTCGACCGGGCGCGGCTAAAGCGTGACATGACGCAACTGGGGTTCGACGCCGCGTCGCTCCGCCGATTCGAGGCGAGCATCCGGAAGCCCTGGGGGATGGTGCTGGCGACCGGACCGACCGGCAGCGGCAAGACCAGCACGCTCTATTCCGCAATCGCGCGGCTCAACACTCCCGGCGTGAACATCATGACCGCCGAGGATCCGGTCGAGTTCAACCTGAACGGCGTCAACCAGGTGCTCGTGCGCGACGGGATCGGCCTCAGCTTCGCGGCCGCGCTGCGGGCGTTTCTCCGGCAGGACCCGAACGTGATCCTGGTGGGAGAAATCCGTGACGTCGAGACCGCCGCCATCGCGGTGAAGGCGGCGCTGACCGGCCACCTGGTGCTGTCGACCCTTCATACCAACGACGCCCCGGGCGCGGTCTACAGGCTGCTGGACATGGGGATCGAACCGTTCCTCGTTGCCGCGTCCGTCCACCTGATCTGCGCGCAGCGACTCGTCCGCCGCATCTGCGAGGGATGTGCGGCTCCGGCTCCGGTCAGCCCTTCCGCCCTTGCCGACCTCGGCTTCGACCGCGGGAGGGCGGCCAGCGTCGTGCCGCGAGCCGGCAAGGGATGCGATGCCTGCGGCCGAACCGGCTATCAGGGACGGGTCGGGCTGTACGAGGTGATGGAGCTGAACCCTGCGGTGCGGGAGCTGATACTTGCGGGGGCTCCGGCGCGCGCGCTGCGCGAGGCGGCGGTGGCCGACGGGATGGTGACGCTCCGTGAAAGTGGCCTCCGAAAGATCGCGGCCGGCGTCACGACGATCGAGGAAGTTCGGCGCGAGACGCTGGTGTAG
- a CDS encoding 50S ribosomal protein L17: MRHRVAHRKLGRVTEHRIALLRNQATALLRHERITTTVAKAKELRPFVERLITVAKRGLADGADTPRAVHARRLVRRDVADLAVAGKLFETLAPRFAERPGGYTRVMRVGRRVGDDAELAQIELIGSEYDPEQDEPKADDQKKEAASSEEGGGRLRRVARRFRGPEAGGAGPGAADGGAKTHTKRTRKKI; this comes from the coding sequence ATGCGTCATCGCGTCGCACACCGGAAACTGGGCCGGGTGACGGAGCACCGGATTGCGCTGCTTCGCAACCAGGCGACGGCGCTGCTGCGCCACGAGCGGATCACCACGACGGTGGCCAAGGCAAAGGAGTTGCGGCCCTTCGTCGAGCGGTTGATCACGGTGGCGAAGCGGGGGCTGGCCGACGGTGCGGACACGCCCCGCGCGGTTCATGCCCGGCGCCTGGTCCGGCGCGATGTCGCGGACCTGGCGGTGGCGGGCAAGCTGTTCGAGACGCTCGCGCCCCGCTTCGCCGAGCGCCCCGGCGGCTACACGCGCGTGATGCGTGTCGGCCGCCGCGTGGGAGACGATGCCGAACTGGCGCAGATCGAGTTGATTGGGAGCGAGTACGACCCGGAGCAGGACGAGCCGAAGGCAGACGATCAGAAGAAGGAAGCCGCGTCGTCCGAGGAGGGCGGCGGGCGCCTGCGTCGCGTCGCGCGCCGTTTCCGTGGCCCGGAAGCGGGAGGGGCCGGGCCGGGCGCAGCCGACGGCGGGGCCAAGACCCACACCAAGCGGACCCGCAAGAAGATCTAG
- a CDS encoding elongation factor G, which translates to MKVYGGSDIRNVAVTGHSGSGKTQLISAMLFDAKAVNRLGTVDEGNTVTDFDEEEVARKHTLSSATAFVEWHGTKINLIDTPGIGNFLSDTRAALRVADAAVVVVDAVAGVEVQTEKVWSIAAELDLPCLVVLNLLDRERASLDRALESLHESFGREVVPVQLPVGSEKDFRGVVDLIRMRACTFTPEGNGVASEADVPAEMTDAAESAREALIEMVAEADEALMEKFFEEGTLEQADLEAGLRDAARTRRIFPLVCTSAQANIGVPLLLDAIKGYAPPASEHPLPAEPAEEGGDPADYDTSDDAPPALFVWKTVADRHAGRITLFRVAAGTIKADSAIHNVTQDASERLGAVGVRQGATQTGVPELRAGDLGAVAKLKSTKTSDTLAVKGSPVRFRPIAFADPVLSYAIEPKSRGDEEKISGALQRLHEEDPTIRFTRDPQTRQLLLAGQGQLHIEVTVAKLKSRFGVEVNVKLPRIPYRETITAATDAHGRHKKQSGGHGQFGDCKIKVEPLPRGEDFVFVDEIFGGSIPQQFRPAVEKGIQEARGRGYLAGYPMVDFKVTLTDGQFHSVDSNEMSFKMAGRLAFRDAMERARPTLLEPVMNVEVYAPNDFAGDLMGDLNGRRGRIGGMETRGSSTLIKAQVPMAEMLTYEQQLTSATGGRGSYHMEFSHYEEVPAHLHAKIVADAKAADGDDSGAED; encoded by the coding sequence ATGAAGGTCTACGGCGGATCGGACATCCGCAACGTCGCCGTGACGGGGCACAGCGGCTCCGGCAAGACGCAGCTCATCTCGGCGATGCTGTTCGATGCGAAGGCGGTCAACCGCCTCGGCACGGTCGACGAGGGCAATACGGTCACCGACTTCGACGAAGAGGAAGTGGCCCGCAAGCACACGCTCTCGTCCGCCACCGCGTTCGTCGAGTGGCACGGAACGAAAATCAACCTCATTGATACCCCTGGAATCGGCAACTTCCTGAGCGACACGCGCGCTGCACTCCGCGTGGCGGACGCCGCCGTAGTCGTCGTGGACGCCGTGGCGGGCGTGGAAGTGCAGACCGAGAAGGTCTGGTCCATTGCCGCGGAGCTCGATCTCCCCTGCCTCGTGGTGCTCAACCTGCTCGACCGCGAACGCGCCAGCCTGGACCGGGCTCTCGAATCGCTCCACGAGTCGTTCGGTCGCGAGGTGGTGCCGGTGCAGTTGCCGGTCGGCTCGGAAAAGGACTTCCGCGGCGTCGTGGACCTGATCCGGATGCGCGCCTGCACCTTCACGCCGGAAGGCAACGGCGTCGCGTCGGAGGCGGACGTCCCGGCCGAAATGACCGACGCCGCGGAAAGCGCCCGCGAGGCGCTCATCGAGATGGTGGCCGAGGCGGACGAAGCGCTGATGGAGAAGTTCTTCGAGGAGGGAACGCTGGAGCAGGCCGATCTCGAGGCGGGCTTGCGCGACGCGGCCCGGACCCGCCGGATCTTCCCGCTGGTCTGCACCTCCGCGCAGGCGAACATCGGTGTTCCGCTCCTCCTCGACGCGATCAAGGGCTACGCGCCACCGGCGAGCGAGCATCCCCTGCCGGCCGAGCCGGCGGAAGAGGGAGGCGACCCGGCCGACTACGACACGAGCGACGACGCTCCTCCCGCCCTGTTCGTCTGGAAGACGGTCGCGGACCGGCACGCGGGACGCATCACGCTGTTCCGGGTGGCGGCCGGGACGATCAAGGCCGACTCCGCCATTCACAACGTCACGCAGGACGCATCCGAACGGCTCGGCGCGGTCGGCGTGCGCCAGGGCGCGACGCAGACCGGAGTGCCGGAACTCCGGGCCGGCGACCTCGGCGCGGTGGCCAAGCTGAAGTCGACGAAGACGAGCGACACGCTGGCCGTCAAGGGGAGCCCCGTGAGGTTCCGGCCGATCGCGTTTGCCGATCCGGTCCTTTCCTACGCCATCGAGCCGAAGAGCCGGGGCGACGAGGAGAAGATCAGCGGCGCCCTGCAGCGGCTGCACGAGGAGGATCCGACCATCCGCTTCACGCGCGACCCGCAAACGCGCCAGTTGCTGCTGGCCGGGCAGGGGCAGCTGCACATCGAGGTGACCGTCGCCAAGCTGAAGAGCCGTTTCGGCGTCGAGGTCAACGTCAAGCTGCCGCGGATCCCCTACCGGGAGACGATCACGGCGGCGACCGACGCCCACGGCCGCCACAAGAAGCAGTCGGGGGGCCATGGCCAGTTCGGTGACTGCAAGATCAAGGTGGAGCCCCTGCCGCGCGGTGAGGACTTCGTGTTCGTCGACGAGATCTTCGGCGGCTCGATCCCGCAGCAGTTCCGTCCGGCCGTCGAGAAGGGAATCCAGGAAGCTCGCGGAAGAGGCTACCTCGCCGGCTACCCGATGGTCGACTTCAAGGTGACCCTGACCGACGGGCAGTTCCACTCGGTCGACTCCAACGAGATGTCGTTCAAGATGGCGGGCCGCCTCGCCTTCCGCGATGCGATGGAACGCGCGAGGCCGACGCTGCTCGAGCCGGTGATGAACGTCGAGGTCTACGCGCCGAACGACTTCGCCGGCGACCTGATGGGCGACCTGAACGGCCGGCGCGGCCGAATCGGCGGAATGGAAACCCGGGGCTCCTCAACCCTCATCAAGGCGCAGGTGCCGATGGCCGAGATGCTCACCTACGAGCAACAACTCACGTCCGCCACCGGCGGCCGAGGCAGCTACCACATGGAGTTCTCGCACTACGAAGAAGTGCCGGCCCATCTGCACGCCAAGATCGTCGCCGACGCGAAGGCGGCGGACGGCGACGACTCCGGAGCCGAAGACTAG
- a CDS encoding DNA-directed RNA polymerase subunit alpha, translating to MWKDFQRPKALACDEDTGQYGEFHAQPFERGFGTTIGNALRRVLLSSIEGAAVTAVKIDGVLHEFSPIRGVVEDATDIILNLKQVPIKLHSESVKTVTLSATGPGKLTAGDIRTDQDVEVLDKEIHIATVERGGSLNMELRIKRGRGYVSAERNLDEDLGIGWIPVDSVHSPIKKVNYVVEAARLGQTTDYDKLTLKVWTDGTVSARDAVSFGATLVKDHLDIFIDQDNQPAVGDEEAAEAAGNPAPAENEHLGKSVEELELSARSYNCLRNANIQTVRQLVVKTEAELLATKNFGQKSLSEIVDILATMGLELGMTLDEPAAAASA from the coding sequence ATGTGGAAGGATTTTCAGAGGCCCAAGGCTCTGGCGTGCGACGAAGACACCGGGCAGTACGGGGAGTTTCATGCCCAGCCGTTCGAGCGTGGGTTCGGGACCACCATCGGCAACGCCCTCCGGCGCGTGCTGCTCTCGTCGATCGAGGGCGCCGCGGTGACCGCGGTGAAGATCGACGGTGTGCTCCACGAGTTTTCGCCGATCAGGGGAGTGGTGGAGGATGCGACCGACATCATCCTCAACCTGAAGCAGGTACCGATCAAGCTGCACTCGGAGAGCGTGAAGACGGTGACCCTGAGCGCTACCGGTCCCGGCAAGCTGACGGCGGGTGATATCCGGACCGATCAGGACGTGGAGGTCCTCGACAAGGAGATCCACATAGCCACGGTGGAGCGTGGCGGTTCGCTCAACATGGAGTTGCGCATCAAGCGGGGCCGGGGCTATGTCTCCGCGGAGCGGAATCTGGACGAAGACCTCGGAATCGGCTGGATTCCCGTCGATTCGGTGCACTCGCCGATCAAGAAGGTCAACTACGTGGTGGAGGCGGCGCGTCTCGGACAGACGACGGACTACGACAAGCTGACCCTCAAGGTCTGGACGGATGGCACGGTCAGCGCCCGCGACGCCGTGTCGTTCGGCGCAACCCTCGTAAAGGACCACCTCGACATCTTCATCGACCAGGACAACCAGCCCGCCGTGGGCGACGAAGAGGCGGCGGAGGCAGCCGGAAACCCGGCGCCGGCCGAGAACGAGCATCTGGGCAAGAGCGTCGAGGAGCTGGAACTGTCCGCGCGGTCATACAATTGCCTCCGGAACGCCAACATCCAGACAGTTCGCCAACTGGTCGTCAAGACGGAGGCGGAGCTGCTGGCGACCAAGAACTTCGGCCAGAAGTCGCTCTCGGAGATCGTCGACATTCTGGCCACCATGGGCCTCGAGCTCGGGATGACACTCGACGAGCCGGCTGCGGCCGCTTCGGCGTAG
- the rpsD gene encoding 30S ribosomal protein S4, with product MARYVGSVCRLCRREGMKLFLKGERCYQQKCAIERRNVPPGHHGKGRKAKLQGYGLQLREKQRVKRIYGVLERQFRRYFHEADRRRGITGETLLQLLESRLDNVVYRLGFAVSRPQARQLVRHGHFLVNDRRADIPSYGLRVGDTVRIKPSSGKNVAIAYAQEEVKGRGIPEWLELDADGTSGRLAAVPTREQLNLPVQEQLIVELYSK from the coding sequence ATGGCACGCTATGTCGGTTCCGTCTGCCGGTTGTGCCGGCGCGAAGGAATGAAGCTGTTCCTGAAAGGGGAGCGCTGCTACCAGCAGAAGTGCGCCATCGAGCGGCGCAACGTTCCGCCCGGCCACCATGGCAAGGGACGGAAGGCGAAGCTGCAGGGCTACGGGCTGCAGCTTCGGGAGAAGCAGCGCGTCAAGCGGATATACGGCGTGCTCGAACGGCAGTTCCGGCGCTACTTCCATGAAGCGGACCGCCGGCGGGGCATCACCGGCGAAACGCTGCTGCAACTGCTCGAGAGCCGTCTCGACAACGTCGTGTACCGGCTCGGATTCGCGGTTTCGCGTCCGCAGGCGCGCCAGTTGGTCCGGCACGGGCACTTCCTGGTGAACGACCGCCGGGCGGACATTCCGTCGTACGGCCTGCGCGTGGGCGACACGGTGCGGATCAAGCCGTCGAGCGGCAAGAACGTGGCGATCGCCTATGCGCAGGAAGAAGTGAAGGGCCGCGGCATTCCGGAATGGCTCGAGCTGGACGCCGATGGCACGTCGGGGCGCCTCGCGGCGGTTCCGACGCGTGAGCAACTGAACCTGCCGGTTCAGGAGCAGTTGATCGTTGAGCTGTACTCGAAGTAA
- a CDS encoding FtsX-like permease family protein, with protein sequence MTLTLVSEMIRIALSAIWANKLRSFLTILGNIVAISSIITLVSLIQGITEEVTDVILTEVGADAFMVDRRGIIRSQEQFERARNNPLITMDDADAIRRFAENVTAVMVQAQRSGEVRYRHRLLEQVSIQGVTEDFTSFSTFNAEEGRLMTPSEVQRRRNVTVLGAETAERLFETLDPIDREVRIQGVPFRVVGVSRPVGSTFGVSQDEYAIIPLGAFRRLFGTRSSLGIRVQPADPNRIDTAIGETTVALRIERRLRPDEEDNFGIFTSETALGLFQQATTGIFSVLVGVVGLAMVVAGIVIMNIMLMAVSERTKEIGLRKALGARRRDIMWQMLSESVVLALAGGIAGTALGAVAAVAIDRFAPVPATVHLWSVLLAITLTGLVGLFFGMYPAARAAALDPIDALGRSD encoded by the coding sequence ATGACCCTGACGCTGGTTAGCGAGATGATCCGAATCGCGCTCAGCGCGATTTGGGCCAACAAGCTCCGCTCCTTCCTGACGATTCTCGGCAACATCGTCGCCATCTCGTCCATCATCACCCTCGTCTCGCTCATCCAGGGGATCACGGAAGAGGTGACCGACGTCATCCTGACGGAGGTGGGGGCGGACGCCTTCATGGTTGACCGGCGCGGCATCATCCGGAGCCAGGAGCAGTTCGAGCGGGCCCGGAACAACCCGCTCATCACGATGGACGACGCGGACGCGATCCGCCGCTTCGCCGAGAATGTCACCGCCGTCATGGTCCAGGCCCAGCGGAGCGGCGAGGTGCGCTACCGCCACCGGCTGCTCGAACAGGTCTCCATTCAGGGCGTGACGGAAGATTTCACCAGTTTTTCGACCTTCAACGCCGAGGAAGGGCGCCTGATGACGCCGTCCGAGGTGCAGCGCAGGCGCAACGTGACGGTCCTCGGCGCGGAAACGGCGGAACGGCTTTTCGAGACGCTCGACCCCATCGACCGGGAGGTCCGGATTCAGGGGGTGCCGTTTCGCGTCGTCGGGGTCAGCCGCCCGGTCGGCTCGACGTTCGGCGTCTCGCAGGACGAGTACGCCATCATTCCCCTGGGAGCGTTCAGGCGCCTCTTCGGCACCAGGTCGTCACTCGGCATTCGCGTGCAGCCGGCCGATCCCAACCGGATCGACACGGCCATCGGCGAGACGACGGTCGCGCTTCGGATCGAGCGGCGGCTCCGGCCCGACGAGGAAGACAATTTCGGGATCTTCACCTCCGAGACCGCGCTCGGCCTCTTTCAGCAGGCAACCACGGGTATCTTCTCGGTGCTCGTGGGGGTCGTCGGCCTCGCCATGGTGGTCGCCGGCATCGTCATCATGAACATCATGCTGATGGCAGTCTCGGAACGGACCAAGGAGATAGGCCTCCGGAAGGCCCTCGGGGCGCGCCGGCGCGACATCATGTGGCAGATGCTGTCCGAGTCGGTCGTGCTCGCCCTCGCCGGCGGCATCGCGGGCACCGCCCTCGGCGCCGTCGCGGCGGTGGCGATCGACCGGTTCGCCCCGGTTCCCGCCACCGTGCACCTGTGGTCGGTGCTGTTGGCAATCACGCTGACCGGCCTGGTGGGGCTCTTCTTCGGGATGTACCCCGCCGCGCGCGCCGCCGCCCTCGATCCGATCGACGCCCTCGGCCGCTCCGACTGA